From one Azospirillum ramasamyi genomic stretch:
- a CDS encoding glutamate-5-semialdehyde dehydrogenase: MSAQPATADSLHDLMLSLGSKARAAAAELATVPGPAKDRALRAAAAAIRARAAEIKAANAEDMANARDLSGPMRERLMLDDKRIEAMAKGLEDIADFPDPIGGVLAEWTRPNGLRIQRVRVPLGVVGIIYESRPNVTADAGGICLKSGNAAILRGGSESIRSSRAIADCLVQGLRESGLPEAAIQLVPTTDRAAVGHMLTMRDHIDVIIPRGGKSLIQRIADESRVPVIKHLDGNCHVYVDAAADLEKARKVVLNAKMRRTSICGAAETLLVDRAIADRALPVLVKDLLDAGCAVRGDAAAQAVDPRVTPVTPEDWDTEYLDAIIACGVVDGVDAAIDHINAHGSHHTESILTEDPAAAERFLSRVDSGIVLWNASTQFADGGEFGMGAEIGISTDKFHARGPVGAEQLTSYKYVVRGDGQTRA, from the coding sequence ATGTCCGCCCAGCCCGCCACCGCCGATTCCCTGCACGACCTGATGCTGTCCCTCGGCAGCAAGGCCCGCGCCGCCGCGGCCGAGCTGGCGACCGTGCCAGGACCGGCGAAGGACCGGGCGCTGAGGGCGGCGGCGGCGGCCATCCGCGCCCGCGCCGCCGAGATCAAGGCCGCCAACGCCGAGGACATGGCGAACGCCCGCGACCTGTCCGGTCCGATGCGCGAGCGGCTGATGCTGGACGACAAGCGCATCGAGGCGATGGCCAAGGGTCTGGAGGACATCGCCGACTTCCCCGATCCCATCGGCGGCGTGCTGGCCGAATGGACGCGGCCCAACGGCCTGCGCATCCAGCGCGTCCGCGTGCCGCTGGGCGTGGTCGGCATCATCTATGAAAGCCGGCCCAACGTGACCGCGGATGCCGGCGGCATCTGCCTGAAGTCGGGCAACGCCGCCATCCTGCGCGGCGGGTCGGAGAGCATCCGCTCGTCCCGCGCCATCGCGGACTGCCTGGTCCAGGGGCTGCGCGAGTCCGGATTGCCGGAGGCGGCGATCCAACTGGTCCCCACCACCGACCGCGCCGCCGTCGGCCATATGCTGACCATGCGCGACCACATCGACGTCATCATCCCGCGCGGCGGCAAGTCGCTGATCCAGCGCATCGCCGACGAGAGCCGGGTGCCGGTCATCAAGCATCTCGACGGCAACTGCCACGTCTATGTCGATGCCGCCGCCGATCTGGAGAAGGCGCGCAAGGTGGTGTTGAACGCCAAGATGCGCCGCACCTCCATCTGCGGCGCCGCCGAGACGCTGCTGGTCGACCGCGCCATCGCCGACAGGGCGCTGCCGGTTCTGGTGAAGGATCTGCTGGATGCCGGCTGCGCCGTGCGCGGCGACGCGGCGGCCCAGGCCGTCGATCCGCGCGTGACCCCGGTGACGCCGGAGGATTGGGACACCGAGTATCTCGACGCCATCATCGCCTGCGGCGTGGTGGACGGGGTGGATGCGGCGATCGACCACATCAACGCCCACGGCTCCCACCACACCGAATCGATCCTGACCGAGGATCCGGCGGCGGCGGAGCGGTTCCTGTCGCGGGTGGACAGCGGCATCGTGCTGTGGAACGCCTCCACCCAGTTCGCCGACGGCGGCGAGTTCGGCATGGGCGCCGAGATCGGCATCTCCACCGACAAGTTCCACGCCCGCGGCCCGGTGGGTGCGGAGCAGCTCACCAGCTACAAGTATGTCGTGCGCGGCGATGGCCAGACGCGGGCCTGA
- a CDS encoding sulfite exporter TauE/SafE family protein, producing the protein MLTLLLIVSAFFAGVLNAVAGGGSFLTFPALILAGVPPLNANATSTVAVSPGALASAYGYRRELGRIRDIHLPSFLGISLVGGLLGALLLLWTPQKTFEIIVPWLLLFATALFAIGPKASAWIRRNFTIGHGTVLAVQFLIAVYGGYFGGGIGILILATLGVFGLTDLHAMNGLKSLVSGCLNAVAVIAFVAGGAVYWTEALIMLVAAMAGGYAGASVARHIPPPVLRKVVILVGAAMTVYFFITKA; encoded by the coding sequence ATGCTGACGCTTCTGCTGATCGTTTCCGCCTTCTTCGCCGGCGTGCTGAACGCCGTGGCCGGAGGCGGCAGCTTCCTGACCTTCCCGGCGCTGATCCTGGCCGGGGTGCCGCCGCTGAACGCCAACGCCACCAGCACGGTCGCGGTGTCGCCCGGCGCGCTGGCCAGCGCCTACGGCTACCGCCGGGAACTGGGGCGCATCCGCGACATCCACCTGCCCTCCTTCCTCGGCATCAGCCTGGTGGGCGGGCTGCTGGGCGCGCTGTTGCTGCTGTGGACGCCGCAGAAGACCTTCGAGATCATCGTGCCGTGGCTTCTGCTGTTCGCGACGGCGCTGTTCGCCATCGGCCCGAAGGCGTCGGCCTGGATCCGCCGCAACTTCACCATCGGCCATGGCACGGTGCTGGCGGTGCAGTTCCTGATCGCCGTCTATGGCGGCTATTTCGGCGGCGGCATCGGCATCCTGATCCTGGCGACGCTGGGCGTCTTCGGCCTGACCGACCTGCATGCGATGAACGGGCTGAAGTCGCTGGTGTCCGGCTGCCTCAACGCGGTGGCGGTGATCGCCTTCGTCGCCGGCGGCGCGGTCTATTGGACGGAGGCGCTGATCATGCTGGTCGCCGCCATGGCCGGCGGCTATGCCGGCGCCTCGGTCGCCCGCCACATCCCCCCGCCCGTGCTGCGCAAGGTGGTGATCCTGGTGGGCGCGGCGATGACCGTCTATTTCTTCATCACAAAAGCCTGA
- a CDS encoding RNA pyrophosphohydrolase, whose amino-acid sequence MTAPIDRNALPYRPCVGIMLLNDRGEVFVAKRRGSEADWQMPQGGVDEGEDARTAAFRELEEEIGTAKAEFIAMTASPHRYDLPDELLGKVWKGRWRGQEQMWMLARFTGEEADIRLDTGHPEFDAWRWIDAEELPGLIVAFKRPVYESVLAEFRPLIAQAKG is encoded by the coding sequence ATGACCGCCCCCATCGACCGCAACGCCCTGCCCTACCGCCCCTGCGTCGGGATCATGCTGCTGAACGACCGCGGCGAGGTGTTCGTCGCCAAGCGCCGCGGGTCGGAGGCCGACTGGCAGATGCCCCAGGGCGGCGTCGACGAGGGCGAGGACGCCCGCACCGCCGCCTTCCGCGAGTTGGAGGAGGAGATCGGCACCGCGAAGGCGGAGTTCATCGCCATGACCGCCTCCCCCCACCGCTACGACCTGCCCGACGAGTTGCTGGGCAAGGTCTGGAAGGGGCGCTGGCGCGGGCAGGAGCAGATGTGGATGCTGGCCCGCTTCACCGGCGAGGAGGCCGACATCCGGCTCGACACCGGCCATCCCGAGTTCGATGCCTGGAGATGGATCGACGCGGAAGAACTGCCGGGCCTGATCGTCGCCTTCAAGCGTCCGGTCTACGAATCGGTGCTGGCCGAATTCCGTCCGCTGATCGCGCAGGCGAAGGGCTGA
- a CDS encoding STAS domain-containing protein: MSLIKWTEEDGGRIRLGLPSDLDLPMAQPLLDSLRAAFKASAAVVVQADAVERISAACIQALVVAARDAAERGADFTLAAPSEVLSEACEDLGLAAWLKQWSRA, translated from the coding sequence GTGTCGCTGATCAAGTGGACGGAGGAGGATGGCGGGCGGATTCGCCTGGGCCTGCCCAGCGATCTGGATTTGCCCATGGCGCAGCCTCTGCTCGACAGCCTGCGCGCCGCCTTCAAGGCGTCGGCGGCCGTCGTCGTCCAGGCAGACGCGGTGGAGCGGATCAGCGCCGCCTGCATCCAGGCCCTGGTCGTCGCCGCCCGCGACGCGGCCGAGCGCGGGGCGGATTTCACCCTCGCCGCCCCGTCGGAGGTGCTGTCCGAAGCGTGCGAGGATCTGGGACTCGCCGCCTGGCTGAAGCAATGGAGCCGAGCGTGA
- a CDS encoding response regulator: MEPSVKKKVMTVDDSRTMRDMVSFTLRGAGYDVVEAADGQQAMSAIATNKVDLVITDLNMPVMDGLTLIRKLRAIPAHRTLPILMLTTEADESKKAEGRAAGATGWIVKPFNPDKLVSVVQKVCG, from the coding sequence ATGGAGCCGAGCGTGAAGAAGAAAGTGATGACGGTGGACGATTCGCGGACCATGCGCGACATGGTGTCCTTCACCCTGCGCGGCGCCGGCTATGACGTGGTGGAGGCCGCCGACGGCCAGCAGGCGATGAGCGCCATCGCCACCAACAAGGTCGATCTGGTCATCACCGACCTGAACATGCCGGTCATGGACGGGCTGACGCTGATCCGCAAGCTGCGCGCCATCCCGGCCCACCGCACCCTGCCGATCCTGATGCTGACCACCGAAGCCGACGAGAGCAAGAAGGCGGAGGGCCGGGCCGCCGGAGCCACCGGCTGGATCGTGAAGCCCTTCAACCCGGACAAGCTGGTGTCGGTGGTGCAGAAGGTCTGCGGCTGA
- a CDS encoding chemotaxis protein CheA, whose amino-acid sequence MDDLSRFKQTYFDESAELLAVAEAGLLRLAPGEIDMDEVNAIFRAVHSIKGGGGAFGFNDLVAFAHEFETVMDGVRNAEIAVTTGLVDTLIRANDVLARLLAHAADETDAPAGTTDDTVAALRRFLGKAETPAEEPPPAPASPLYPDDEDDEAGIFGDALAAIQAARDDQPAPSVSGPVPEGKLRWTIVFRPKAELLLSGNEPTYMLRALRRLGDAEVVCHLDKLPSLRDLDAELLHLSWTVTLLADPQVDRAQIDDVFEFVADDCDIRISAEAPPPAVIPAVIPAAEPAPPANLPEPSAPASPPVATAPAATSGSPGAAKAADGAKRGNGGGGDHSGPTTHTIRVDLDKIDRLVNMVGEMVITQAMIAEHLRDLPPGQFQELLEGLESLAQHTRELRESVMSIRAQPVSSVFSRMPRLVRECAASTGKEVMLVTSGETTEVDKTVVENLVDPLTHMIRNSIDHGLEGPEERERIGKPRAGTVHLSAAHRSGRIVIEVTDDGRGINRAKVLSKAIEKGLVQPGATLSDEEIDHLIFLPGFSTADQVSNLSGRGVGMDVVRRNICSLGGRIGIYSTPGEGSRFVLSLPLTLAVLDGMVISVGEERFVLPLTNIVESLRPKPTDLHGLVNKCDVMMARGEYVRLVHLHRLFGIPKAIDDATQGLVVLVETEDGSRLGLVVDEVLGQQQVVIKSLEANFRRLDGVAAATILGDGRVALILDVAGLREMSRHGAGNGNGADGATQTSPTLPAPADRIDQRQRQTV is encoded by the coding sequence GTGGACGATCTCAGCCGCTTCAAGCAGACCTACTTCGACGAAAGCGCCGAATTGCTGGCCGTCGCCGAGGCCGGGCTGCTGCGCCTCGCCCCCGGCGAGATCGACATGGACGAGGTGAACGCGATCTTCCGCGCCGTCCATTCGATCAAGGGCGGCGGCGGCGCCTTCGGCTTCAACGACCTCGTCGCCTTCGCGCACGAGTTCGAGACGGTGATGGACGGCGTGCGCAACGCCGAGATCGCCGTCACCACCGGGCTGGTCGATACCCTGATCCGCGCCAACGACGTTCTTGCCCGCCTGCTGGCCCACGCCGCCGACGAAACCGACGCGCCGGCCGGCACCACCGATGATACCGTCGCGGCGCTGCGCCGTTTCCTGGGCAAGGCGGAGACGCCGGCGGAGGAGCCGCCGCCCGCCCCCGCCTCCCCTCTTTATCCCGACGACGAGGATGACGAGGCCGGCATCTTCGGCGACGCGCTGGCCGCCATCCAGGCCGCCCGCGACGACCAGCCCGCCCCTTCGGTTTCGGGCCCGGTGCCGGAGGGAAAGCTCCGCTGGACCATCGTCTTCCGCCCGAAGGCCGAGCTTCTGCTGTCCGGCAACGAGCCGACCTACATGCTGCGCGCCCTGCGCCGTCTGGGCGACGCGGAGGTGGTCTGCCACCTGGACAAGCTGCCCTCCCTGCGCGACCTCGACGCCGAACTGCTGCACCTGTCCTGGACGGTGACGCTGCTGGCCGATCCGCAGGTGGACCGCGCCCAGATCGACGACGTGTTCGAGTTCGTCGCCGACGACTGCGACATCCGCATCAGCGCCGAGGCGCCGCCTCCCGCCGTCATTCCCGCAGTCATTCCCGCCGCCGAACCGGCGCCCCCCGCCAACCTGCCGGAACCGTCGGCGCCCGCTTCCCCGCCGGTCGCCACAGCGCCGGCCGCCACCTCCGGCTCCCCCGGCGCGGCGAAGGCCGCCGATGGCGCGAAGCGCGGGAACGGCGGCGGCGGCGACCATTCCGGGCCGACCACCCACACCATCCGCGTCGACCTCGACAAGATCGACCGGCTGGTGAACATGGTCGGCGAGATGGTCATCACCCAGGCGATGATCGCGGAGCATCTGCGCGACCTGCCGCCCGGCCAGTTCCAGGAATTGCTGGAAGGGCTGGAAAGCCTCGCCCAGCACACCCGCGAGCTGCGCGAGAGCGTGATGTCGATCCGCGCCCAGCCGGTCTCCAGCGTCTTCTCCCGCATGCCCCGGCTGGTGCGCGAATGCGCCGCCTCCACCGGCAAGGAGGTGATGCTGGTCACGTCGGGCGAGACGACGGAGGTCGACAAGACGGTGGTGGAGAACCTCGTCGATCCGCTGACCCACATGATCCGCAACTCCATCGACCACGGGCTGGAAGGCCCGGAGGAACGGGAGCGCATCGGCAAGCCGCGCGCCGGCACCGTGCATCTGTCCGCCGCCCACCGGTCCGGCCGCATCGTGATCGAGGTGACCGACGACGGCCGCGGCATCAACCGGGCAAAGGTGCTGTCCAAGGCGATCGAGAAGGGGCTGGTCCAGCCCGGAGCCACCCTGTCCGACGAGGAGATCGACCACCTGATCTTCCTGCCCGGCTTCTCCACCGCGGACCAGGTGTCGAACCTGTCCGGCCGCGGCGTCGGCATGGACGTGGTGCGGCGGAACATCTGCAGCCTGGGCGGGCGCATCGGCATCTATTCGACGCCGGGCGAGGGCTCGCGCTTCGTTCTGTCGCTGCCGCTGACGCTGGCGGTGCTCGACGGCATGGTGATCTCGGTGGGGGAGGAGCGCTTCGTCCTGCCGCTGACCAACATCGTGGAAAGCCTGCGGCCCAAGCCGACGGACCTGCACGGGCTGGTGAACAAGTGCGACGTCATGATGGCGCGCGGCGAATATGTGCGGCTCGTCCACCTGCACCGGCTGTTCGGCATCCCCAAGGCCATCGACGACGCCACCCAGGGGTTGGTCGTGCTGGTTGAGACGGAGGACGGCTCCCGCCTCGGCCTCGTCGTGGACGAGGTGCTGGGCCAGCAGCAGGTCGTCATCAAGAGCCTGGAGGCCAACTTCCGCCGGCTGGACGGCGTCGCCGCCGCGACCATCCTGGGCGACGGCCGGGTCGCCCTGATCCTGGACGTCGCCGGCCTGCGCGAAATGAGCCGCCACGGTGCCGGCAACGGAAACGGCGCCGATGGCGCAACCCAGACTTCCCCGACCCTGCCCGCCCCGGCGGACAGGATCGACCAGCGTCAACGCCAAACGGTTTGA
- a CDS encoding chemotaxis protein CheW — MSSSTAIATVNSRTDLQTAGGAANGTEEQYVTFTVGSEEYGVNILAVREIRGWTPESRLPNLPDYVRGVINLRGIIIPIFDLRARFGGGPTQVTKRHVVVVMQVGERTRGILVDAISDILAIDHDAIKPPPDVDSGLIDAEYLSGLYTADDRMVTLLNVEKLFAGEHVDQDAAPRAPALEIT, encoded by the coding sequence ATGAGCAGTTCCACCGCAATCGCCACCGTCAATTCGCGCACCGACCTCCAGACCGCCGGCGGCGCCGCCAACGGGACGGAGGAGCAGTACGTCACCTTCACGGTCGGCAGCGAGGAATATGGCGTCAACATCCTGGCCGTGCGCGAGATCCGCGGCTGGACGCCGGAAAGCCGCCTGCCCAACCTGCCCGACTATGTCCGCGGCGTGATCAACCTGCGCGGCATCATCATCCCGATCTTCGATCTGCGCGCCCGCTTCGGCGGCGGCCCCACCCAGGTGACGAAGCGCCATGTCGTGGTGGTGATGCAGGTGGGCGAGCGCACGCGCGGCATCCTGGTCGACGCCATCTCCGACATCCTGGCGATCGACCACGACGCGATCAAGCCGCCGCCCGACGTCGACAGCGGCCTGATCGACGCCGAATATCTCAGCGGCCTCTACACCGCCGACGACCGTATGGTGACCCTGCTGAACGTCGAGAAGCTGTTCGCCGGCGAGCATGTCGACCAGGACGCCGCTCCCCGCGCCCCGGCGCTCGAGATCACCTGA
- a CDS encoding methyl-accepting chemotaxis protein, which yields MATDGKIAKAGSFLSNMRIAKRLWLVFGLLLVLIAAQSGVGILGLDGLNRRIGGVFASGDLAVFAKDLESRLAAERLQTREYINLGTPEALDRLRVLRGEFETAMSQRQAMLAASPQAASFAELNSLHTTYHERFDAVRATREQADRILQERMDPLGAQVTARLEEVVATTAASGSQDIAFAVQEVEKHWLLIRFNANRAIGLRDAAAVAQVEAEGKAMADAVARLSAILRAGGRADNSLSAVLSQVDARAADYRAAFRDVIAANDEARRRADHLAAAATSVNSAIDGIVGRIAANARATEQEAESVAGFTIRLTLGLGLLSLVIGVVAANRIAASITAPVTGIRRVMADLTAGKLSVNVPHTGQQDELGDMARAVAAFKDEAVEALRSRIALEQVSANIMMADTDGRILYANDSIMAMFRNAESDLRASLPGFDASRLVGQNFDVFHRDPSHQRRLLADLKQTHRGWAKTGGRTFQIIANPVVSRQGERLGTVIEWRDLTEELAIEAEIGAIVENAVRGDFSRRIALDGKTGFFRLVSEGINRLSENVAAVTEDLASVMEALSQGDLTHRMDKQYEGVFQRLKDDFNGSVSQLSEIVRRIDEAAGSIAVASREVAEGSMDLSERTEQQASSLEETAASMEQLASTVRSNAENAQQVNGYATEARTAASRGGEVAASAVEAMRRIEQSSQKIADIIGVIDEIAFQTNLLALNAAVEAARAGDAGRGFAVVAQEVRQLAQRSAQASKEIKSLILDSGGQVREGVGLVRSAGSALTEIVSGISRVADLVSEIARATTEQASGLDEVNIAITQMDEMTQKNAALVEESTAAARSLEDQADQLRRQMTFFTLDRQSRNAATATGKVRRQPEPA from the coding sequence ATGGCCACCGACGGCAAGATCGCCAAAGCCGGCAGCTTCCTCAGCAACATGCGCATCGCCAAGCGGCTGTGGCTGGTCTTCGGCCTGTTGCTGGTCCTGATCGCCGCCCAGTCCGGCGTGGGCATCCTGGGGCTGGACGGGCTGAACCGCCGCATCGGCGGGGTCTTCGCCTCCGGCGACCTCGCCGTCTTCGCCAAGGATCTGGAAAGCCGTCTGGCCGCCGAGCGGCTGCAGACCCGCGAATACATCAATCTGGGCACGCCCGAGGCGCTGGACCGGCTGCGCGTGCTGCGCGGCGAGTTCGAGACGGCGATGTCGCAGCGGCAGGCGATGCTGGCGGCCTCGCCCCAGGCCGCGTCCTTCGCCGAGCTGAACAGCCTGCACACCACTTATCATGAGCGGTTCGACGCGGTGCGCGCCACGCGGGAACAGGCCGACCGCATCCTGCAGGAGCGGATGGACCCTCTGGGCGCCCAGGTGACGGCGCGGCTGGAGGAGGTGGTGGCGACGACCGCCGCCTCCGGCAGCCAGGACATCGCCTTCGCCGTCCAGGAGGTGGAAAAGCACTGGCTGCTGATCCGCTTCAACGCCAACCGCGCCATCGGGCTGCGCGACGCCGCCGCGGTCGCGCAGGTCGAGGCGGAAGGCAAGGCGATGGCCGACGCCGTCGCCCGGCTGTCCGCCATCCTTCGTGCCGGGGGCCGCGCCGACAACAGCCTGTCGGCGGTCCTGAGCCAGGTCGATGCCCGCGCCGCCGACTACCGCGCCGCCTTCCGCGACGTGATCGCCGCCAACGACGAGGCCCGGCGACGCGCCGACCATCTCGCCGCCGCCGCCACGTCGGTCAACAGCGCCATCGACGGCATCGTCGGCAGGATCGCCGCCAATGCCAGGGCGACCGAGCAGGAAGCCGAGAGCGTCGCCGGCTTCACCATCCGCCTGACGCTGGGGCTGGGGCTGCTGTCCCTGGTGATCGGCGTCGTCGCCGCCAACCGCATCGCCGCCTCCATCACCGCGCCCGTCACCGGCATCCGCCGGGTGATGGCCGACCTGACCGCCGGCAAGCTGTCGGTCAACGTTCCCCACACCGGCCAGCAGGACGAGCTGGGCGACATGGCCCGCGCCGTCGCCGCCTTCAAGGACGAGGCGGTGGAGGCCCTGCGCTCCCGCATCGCGCTGGAACAGGTGTCGGCAAACATCATGATGGCGGACACCGACGGCCGCATCCTCTACGCCAACGACTCGATCATGGCCATGTTCCGCAATGCCGAGTCCGACCTGCGCGCTTCGCTGCCGGGCTTCGACGCGAGCAGGCTGGTCGGCCAGAATTTCGACGTCTTCCACCGCGACCCCTCGCACCAGCGCCGCCTGCTGGCCGACCTGAAGCAGACCCACCGCGGCTGGGCCAAGACCGGCGGCCGGACCTTCCAGATCATCGCCAACCCGGTGGTCAGCCGTCAGGGCGAGAGGCTGGGCACCGTCATCGAATGGCGCGACCTGACGGAGGAGCTGGCGATCGAGGCGGAGATCGGCGCGATCGTGGAGAACGCCGTGCGCGGCGACTTCAGCCGCCGCATCGCGCTGGACGGCAAGACCGGCTTCTTCCGGCTGGTCAGCGAGGGCATCAACCGGCTGTCGGAAAACGTCGCGGCGGTGACGGAGGATCTGGCGTCGGTGATGGAGGCGCTGTCGCAGGGCGACCTTACCCACCGGATGGACAAGCAGTATGAGGGCGTGTTCCAGCGGCTGAAGGACGACTTCAACGGCTCGGTGTCCCAATTGTCGGAGATCGTCCGGCGCATCGACGAAGCCGCCGGCTCCATCGCCGTTGCCAGCCGCGAGGTGGCGGAAGGCAGCATGGATCTGTCCGAACGGACCGAGCAGCAGGCCTCCTCGCTGGAGGAAACCGCGGCCAGCATGGAGCAGCTCGCCTCGACCGTGCGCTCCAACGCCGAAAACGCCCAGCAGGTCAACGGCTATGCCACCGAGGCGCGCACCGCGGCCTCCCGCGGCGGCGAGGTGGCGGCCAGCGCGGTGGAGGCGATGCGCCGGATCGAGCAGTCGTCCCAGAAGATCGCCGACATCATCGGCGTCATCGACGAGATCGCCTTCCAGACCAACCTGCTGGCGCTGAACGCGGCGGTGGAGGCGGCCCGTGCCGGCGATGCCGGGCGCGGCTTCGCCGTGGTGGCGCAGGAGGTGCGGCAGCTCGCCCAGCGTTCCGCCCAGGCCTCGAAGGAGATCAAGTCGCTGATCCTCGACAGCGGCGGGCAGGTGCGCGAGGGCGTCGGGCTGGTCCGGTCCGCCGGCAGCGCCCTGACGGAGATCGTATCGGGCATCAGCCGCGTCGCCGATCTGGTGTCGGAGATCGCGCGGGCGACCACCGAGCAGGCTTCCGGCCTGGACGAGGTCAACATCGCCATCACCCAGATGGACGAGATGACGCAGAAGAACGCCGCGCTGGTGGAGGAAAGCACCGCCGCCGCCCGCTCGCTGGAGGATCAGGCCGACCAACTGCGCCGGCAGATGACCTTCTTCACCCTGGACCGCCAGTCTCGGAACGCCGCTACCGCCACCGGGAAAGTCCGGCGGCAACCCGAACCCGCCTGA
- a CDS encoding CheR family methyltransferase produces MTDRSPTLSIESPAARRVPAAVFGGAREFHFERHHFDLIAGLLYQLAGIALAPHKAEMVYARLARRLRELRLPDFDTYCTLLQGDGGAGEIGFLVNALTTNLTSFYRESHHFDFLASTVLPEARTRNADAARPRLRLWSAGCSSGPEPYTMAMVLVSTMGADLRRWDARILATDIDTHMVETARRGIYPLSGATGIPPAIRQRFTHDTRLNGEPAVEMGEDLKRLVTVKPLNLLEHWPMSGPFDAIFCRNVLIYFDRRGRTQVIENFGRMLRPGGYLFLGHSESLYGVSNLFRQAGPTIYRRE; encoded by the coding sequence ATGACCGACCGTTCCCCCACCCTGTCGATCGAATCTCCGGCCGCGCGCCGGGTGCCGGCCGCGGTGTTCGGCGGCGCGCGCGAGTTCCATTTCGAACGGCATCACTTCGACCTGATCGCCGGACTGCTCTACCAGCTGGCCGGCATCGCACTGGCCCCGCACAAGGCGGAGATGGTCTATGCCCGGCTGGCGCGCCGCCTGCGCGAACTGCGGCTGCCCGATTTCGATACCTATTGCACCCTGCTGCAAGGCGACGGCGGGGCAGGCGAAATCGGCTTCCTCGTCAATGCGCTGACCACCAACCTGACCAGCTTCTACCGCGAATCGCATCACTTCGACTTCCTCGCCTCCACCGTCCTGCCGGAGGCGCGGACGCGCAATGCCGACGCCGCCCGCCCGCGGCTGCGGCTGTGGTCGGCCGGCTGCTCGTCGGGGCCGGAGCCCTACACCATGGCGATGGTGCTGGTCTCGACCATGGGCGCGGACCTGCGCCGCTGGGACGCCCGCATCCTCGCCACCGACATCGACACCCACATGGTCGAAACGGCGAGACGGGGCATCTATCCGCTGTCGGGCGCCACCGGCATTCCGCCCGCCATCCGCCAGCGCTTCACCCACGACACCCGGCTGAACGGTGAGCCGGCGGTGGAGATGGGCGAGGATCTCAAACGGCTCGTGACCGTCAAACCTCTGAACCTGCTCGAACATTGGCCGATGTCCGGCCCGTTCGATGCGATATTTTGCCGCAACGTCCTGATCTATTTCGACCGCCGCGGCCGCACGCAGGTGATAGAAAACTTCGGCCGGATGCTCCGTCCCGGCGGGTATCTGTTCCTCGGCCACTCGGAGAGCCTGTATGGCGTGTCGAACCTGTTCCGGCAGGCCGGCCCAACGATCTACCGGCGGGAGTGA
- a CDS encoding chemotaxis protein — protein MSASTLPHRASGPAAPARRLGSGRYFNHEFKTETIKIALGQQAVSDRGDLMIATTLGSCVAACIHDPVRGIGGMNHFMLPDLPASELEGAGAAARYGSVAMELLINALLAAGADRRRLQVKLFGGASVIDSSYDIGGLNSRFALDYVRAEGLTLAGHDLGGGSARRLHYFPHSGRALRRLLRPEAAADTVTRERSFITHLARTPVEGEVELFGPADAGGN, from the coding sequence ATGAGCGCCTCCACCCTCCCCCATCGGGCGTCCGGCCCGGCGGCACCGGCGCGGCGGCTGGGCAGCGGCCGCTATTTCAATCATGAATTCAAGACGGAGACGATCAAGATCGCGCTGGGCCAGCAGGCGGTGAGCGACCGGGGCGACCTGATGATCGCCACCACGCTCGGCTCCTGCGTGGCGGCCTGCATCCACGATCCGGTGCGAGGGATCGGCGGCATGAACCATTTCATGCTGCCCGACCTGCCGGCCAGCGAGCTGGAGGGGGCCGGGGCCGCCGCGCGCTACGGCTCCGTCGCGATGGAACTGCTGATCAACGCCCTGCTCGCCGCCGGGGCCGACCGCAGGCGGCTGCAGGTCAAGCTGTTCGGCGGCGCCAGCGTCATCGACTCGAGCTACGACATCGGCGGGCTGAACAGCCGCTTCGCCCTGGACTATGTGCGGGCGGAAGGGCTGACGCTGGCCGGACATGACCTGGGCGGCGGCTCCGCGCGGCGCCTGCATTACTTCCCGCACAGCGGCCGCGCCCTGCGCCGCCTGCTGCGGCCGGAGGCGGCGGCCGACACCGTCACCCGCGAACGGTCCTTCATCACCCATCTCGCCCGCACCCCGGTGGAGGGCGAGGTGGAGCTGTTCGGACCCGCCGATGCGGGAGGGAACTGA